One part of the Megachile rotundata isolate GNS110a chromosome 16, iyMegRotu1, whole genome shotgun sequence genome encodes these proteins:
- the LOC100882943 gene encoding cyclin N-terminal domain-containing protein 1: MDLDTAYIEPLLDDWLEDLQTIIKEQENFVKIKDEFYMPFIAIPIPIVSAVFKITEHLDMGPHTRYIAIHLYDKFICNYFWKVYKATNQTGNYWSQICKKISNQSKLYLMSCLQLASKMDSHSKSLGISQVLNILQWIDTKSEYTHSTIFSSEYEVFKMVGFKMPFYTPLNCVEVLLAATGLKETPNMQNLTISLLDLVYLQWEKLYSHLQYLIYGHIAKTHQEKRNLMALESNMLFLAASVILCGTFFSCIDNETAKVIASKLSEYIDIKPNDIWNMANILLVMSIQE, encoded by the exons ATGGATTTGGATACTGCTTATATTG AACCTTTACTTGATGATTGGTTAGAAGATCTTCAAACAATCATTAAAGAAcaagaaaattttgttaaaatcaaAGATGAATTTTATATGCCATTTATAG CCATACCAATTCCAATTGTCAGTGCAGTTTTTAAGATAACAGAACACCTTGACATGGGACCACACACTAGATATATTGCTATTCATTTATAtgataaatttatatgtaattatttttggAAAGTGTATAAAGCTACGAACCAAACAGGAAACTATTGGtcacaaatttgtaaaaagATATCAAACCAATCAAAATTGTATCTTATGTCATGTTTACAATTAGCAAGTAAAATGGATTCGCATTCTAAAAGTTTAGGAATATCGCAA GtacttaatattttacaatggaTTGATACAAAATCAGAGTATACCCACAGTACAATCTTTTCATCGGAATATGAAGTATTCAAAATGGTTGGATTTAAAATGCCCTTTTATACACCTTTAAATTGTGTAGAGGTGCTTTTAGCAGCAACAGGTCTTAAGGAGACTCCAAACATGCAAAACCTTACCATAAGCTTATTGGATTTAGTTTATTTACAG TGGGAAAAGTTGTACTctcatttacaatatttaatttatggaCACATTGCTAAAACTCATCAGGAAAAGAGAAATCTTATGGCACTAGAATCTAACATGTTATTTCTAGCTGCTTCTGTAATTCTTTGTGGAACATTTTTCTCCTGTATTGATAATGAAACAGCCAAAGTTATTGCTTCAAAATTATCAGAATATATAGATATAAAACCTAATGATATTtggaatatggctaatatactTCTTGTGATGTCAATTcaagaataa